The nucleotide sequence CTGAGCGCCGGATTCCTGTCAAATAAAATAACTGGAGGATCATCTTATTACGCAGTCCTTTGAATCCTTCACCGAAAGTGCCATGCTGCCATAATGTTTCCATCTGGTTACTATTAATAAAAACCGGCAGTCGTTTACCCACCTTGGGAGCGATCACCCTGGAAGTTGGGTCCTGTTCAATTCCTTTATTTTCCAGATGAAATTTGAAAAACGTTTTTAGGGTAGAAAGCTTCCGGTTAATGCTTCGCGGGCCGATCCCTTCTTCTATAAGATTTACAAGCCAGGAACGAATGTGCGTATGGGTTGCCTGAAAAGAATTTTCTAATTCATACGTTTGTCTGAGAAATTTGGAGAACTGAATAAGGTCGTTCTCATAGGCTATTATGGTGTGGTTGGAATAGCGCTTTTCGTACTTAAGGAATTGAATAAAATTGCGGATATCCATTTTTTCCTTATCGTAAATAAGCATAGATCCGAAAAAGCAGGTAATATCTTAACCTTCGAGGCTGCGAATCATCTCATCACGGTATACCGCACGAAGAACTTCGCCTCTACGACGTACGGAGGGTTTGACAAAAGATTGCCGCGCCCTTAATTGCTTAAGTGTACCAGCTTTTTCAAATTTCTTTTTGTACTTTTTTAAAGCTTTATCTAACGATTCGCTTTCGCGGGTGTCTATTATAAGCATACCAGAATTAAATTTTTTTTGCAAAGATAAACAATGGAAAGTAAGGCACAATAACTAAATTACTGATGATGGATTTACTCTGCAGGAAGTACTATCAACATTAATGAGATTCAGAATTTCTTGTTTCAGAATACACTTTTTGAATAGTGTTCACCATTTGCTCCCATGAGAATTTAGACTTTTCTTCAATAATATTTCTGCTAAACACCTGTTCTCTGCCTTGTTCATAAAAATCTATTATTGCTTTTGATATTTCTGAAGCATCCGGTTTTATTACGTAACCTACCTTCCCATCAGGCACTAATTCCGGCAAGCCCCCAACATTAGTTACAATCATTGGCTTATTGAACTGATATGCAATTTGAGTAACACCGCTCTGGGTAGCGTGGCGGTACGGCTGAACTACCAAATCCACTGCAGAAAAGTAATTTTTAACCTCATTATCAGGAATAAAATTAGTTCTCAAAATTACATGCTGTTGTAAATGAAGCCGTTCAATTAAATCGAGGTAGTATTTTTCAGCTTCATAAAATTCACCTGCAACAATAAGTTTTACAGGTAACTTTCTGAGCCGTTCATTTGCCATTGCATGTAACAATAAGTCAAGTCCTTTATACCTGCGGATAAAACCAAAAAAAAGCAGATAGTTAAAGGTGGGCTGCAGTGACAAGTTGTTTTTGGCTGCTTCCTTATTGATCGCTTCACCAAAATTATCATAAAGCGGATGAGGATTAAAAACAGCTGGCTTTACATTAGTGAAATTTCTTAAATCCTTTAATACAGACTGTGACATTGCAATGAATCCATCAGAAGCCCGGATATAATAATTAGTCAATAGCTTATCGCCGGCTCGCTTTTCATGGGGGAGCACATTATCCAGAATAGTGATCACTTTCGTATGATGATTATTTTTTACAACACGGGCAATAGAACCAAAGCAGGGAGCCATGAATGGCAACCAATACTTTATCAATAAAATATCCGGCCTTTTGTTTCGAATTTTAATCCCTGCAGATATCCAGTTTAAGGGATTAATGGAATTAACCTGTTGAGCAATTTTTATATCCAGTGGAGGAATTTCAGAAGAATACTGACTTTTTCCAGGAAATAAAAAAGAGGGATATTGAACAAGAAAGGTAAATATTTCGGTTTCATGGCCTAAAGCTTGAAATGCCCGGGCTAGGCGCTCGTTATAATTTGCCAATCCTCCCCTGAATGGATACGCAGTACCGAGGATCAGTATTTTTAGTTTTTGATTGAGTAGGGATGGTTGGTTTTGGTATGCCATTAACCAATCCGCTTTTCAACCTGGTATGAGTTTCTATCATTTGAATTTCTTGAAATCATTTCTGCCAGAAATCCTGCTACAAATAATTGAACCCCTATGATCATTGCGACCAATCCTAAATAGAACAGTGGCCTATCCGTCATTTTATAGACCTTAAAGAAAAATTTAGAGAAGGCGAGATAGATGGATATTACAAACCCCATAAAGAAAGAGATAAGCCCCAGCGATCCGAATAAGTGCATTGGACGCTTTCCAAATCTTGAAACAAAACTGATAGAAAGCAAATCGAGAAAGCCGGTAATAAACCTCTCCCAGCCAAATTTTGTATTACCATATTTTCTAGGATAATGCTCTACTACTTTTTCAGAGATTCTGATGAAACCTGCCCACTTTGCAATCACAGGAATGTATCGATGCATTTCACCATACACTTCAATATTTTTTACTACTTCCCTTTTATAGGCTTTCAAACCACAGTTGAAATCATGCAACTTAATTCCGCTGATGTTACTGGTTATCTGGTTAAATAATTTCGAAGGCCATCTTTTGCTAATAGGGTCACGTCTTTTCTTTTTCCATCCGGAAATAAGATCGTAATTATCAACAGCAATTCTATTATACAGCTCGGGAATTTCATCCGGACTGTCCTGTAAATCTGCATCCATAGTAATCACTACATCACCTTCTGCTACTTTAAAACCCTCGTTTAAGGCTGCGGATTTACCGTAATTCCTTCTGAATTTAATCCCCTTTATATTTAAATCTTCCGATACAAGCTTTTGAATAATATTCCACGAGCCATCCTTGCTACCATCGTCAATAAAAATGATTTCATAGGTCAGCCGATTGGCCTGCATTACTTTTCGTATCCATAAGGCAAGCTCCTGCAAAGAGTCCTGCTCATTAAAAAGCGGAACTACAACAGAAATCTGCATGGATGAACGGTTAGGTGGTTATCCATTTGTTACCACATCATCTTTGGGGGGTTCCATAAGGAATGGCCTGTTTTTCTTGATTATTGCGGATACAATTAAAGCTAATATGGTTCCGGCAATTAATAGTCCTGCAAAGCTCCAAACGGACATCCACACCGGCGTCATAAATTTTTTACTGATGTCCATAGCCATTTTAATTTGGTCTTCCGACATGCCTTTATCAAGCAATTTGCCTTCTGTCATTTTTTTTATCTGATCAATCATATCTGTGCCTATATATGAAATCATAATAAAGGATAGAACGGAAGCAGTGACAGCAGTGATCAATGAAAATAAAAATCCTGTTTTAAATGCTTCTCCAAAGGAAATAAAGCCGCCCTGTTCTTTTCGCATTTCAAGCATAGCCATTACCATGCCCAGCAAGAGCAGGATGTATGGAACCCAGCCAAGGGTGGGATTTAAATACGCTTTGGTCATATAAGTGATCATAGAAAAAACAAACATGGTAATTGCAGAAATAAGAGCCCATTTAAAAGCAGTACCAAAAGCAGATTTGTTCGATTGCATTTATTGAATTTTTAAAAACTGACCATGGTTAAAAATAGCTACAGCTTTTCCTAAAAGCTGTTTCCCGATAAAAGGTGTGTTGAATGACTTGGATAAGTTGTTCTCACTGTTAAGGTTCCATTCAGAATTAATATCAAAGATAGTTAAATTAGCATGTGAATCCTTTCGTAGAACAGGAGATGGAAGGCCGAGAATATCACGCGGTACTGTGGAGATTTTACTTATAATATCTTTAATATCTAATAGGTCTTTTAAGGCCATATATGCCAGGGCAAAACATGTTTGCAGGTTTATAATGCCAGCAGTAGCATATTCATATTCCAATTTTTTTCTTTCCTCATTTTGTGGTTCATGTGCCGAGCAAATTACATCAATGGTGCCGTCCTTTAACCCTTCTTTTAATGCTGCAATATCTTCTAATGACCTTAGTGGAGGAAAGATTTTCATATTGCCATCATATTCATTTAAAAATGAATCATCCAGGATCAGGTGTATAGGATTTACACCTGCAGTTACGGGTATATTTTTCTTTTTTGCCTCCCGAATACGATTGACGGCTTCTTTAGTTGAGATACAACTAAAATGTAATCTTGAGCCGGTATACTCAGCAAGTTCAATATCACGTACTACCATTAAATCCTCAGCAAGGTGTGGTATACCGCTCATACCGAGGTTCACACTCACAGCACCCTCATTCATCATACCTCCGGGAGCTATGGTCTCATCGTGAGGGAAGCTTATAATTACGCAACCGATCTTTTTTATATAAAGCAGCCCGCGCATCATGAGCCCTGCTACAGCAATCGGGTGCTGAGCATCGGAAAAGGCAACTGCTCCGGCTTTCGCCATATCATAAATTTCCGCCAGTTCTTTTCCTTCACATTTTTTGGTTACTGCTCCAATCGGAAAAACATCAACAATATTTCCTCGCGATTTATTGAGGACATACTCCACCTGCGATTTTGAGTCAATTACCGGAAAGGTGTCCGGCAATACCGCTACTCCCGTAAAACCCCCTGCAGCAGCAGCCCTGGAACCGCTGGTCAGATCCTCTTTATATTCATACCCGGGATCACAAAAATGCGCATACATATCAAACCATCCTGGTGATACATAAAGATTTTCAGCATTAAAAGTTTCTGTATTTAAAGGAATATCAATGTGATCTTCAATAGAGAAAATTGAATCTTCAATTATTAAGATGTCTTTTATTTGAAGATGAAATTCAGAGCGGGGATCTACAATAGTGGCAGAACGTATGAGCAAAGACATCTATTTCCAGAATTTGAGCAGCAAAATCTCTAATGCTATAAAGATCAAAACAAAAATAATTGAAACTTTCCAAAGGGGTAGTCCCAAATGCTGAC is from Chitinophagales bacterium and encodes:
- a CDS encoding tyrosine-type recombinase/integrase encodes the protein MDIRNFIQFLKYEKRYSNHTIIAYENDLIQFSKFLRQTYELENSFQATHTHIRSWLVNLIEEGIGPRSINRKLSTLKTFFKFHLENKGIEQDPTSRVIAPKVGKRLPVFINSNQMETLWQHGTFGEGFKGLRNKMILQLFYLTGIRRSELINLRDESLDLYSKQIKVLGKGNKERIIPFNEVLKIHIEHYLSERNNHFQASHYEAFIVSDDGKKMSDKKVYYIVSTLLKTNTTVSKKSPHVLRHTFATHLLNNGAELNAIKELLGHSSLAATQVYTHNTIEKLKAIYKKSHPKA
- a CDS encoding 30S ribosomal protein S21; protein product: MLIIDTRESESLDKALKKYKKKFEKAGTLKQLRARQSFVKPSVRRRGEVLRAVYRDEMIRSLEG
- a CDS encoding glycosyltransferase, producing the protein MAYQNQPSLLNQKLKILILGTAYPFRGGLANYNERLARAFQALGHETEIFTFLVQYPSFLFPGKSQYSSEIPPLDIKIAQQVNSINPLNWISAGIKIRNKRPDILLIKYWLPFMAPCFGSIARVVKNNHHTKVITILDNVLPHEKRAGDKLLTNYYIRASDGFIAMSQSVLKDLRNFTNVKPAVFNPHPLYDNFGEAINKEAAKNNLSLQPTFNYLLFFGFIRRYKGLDLLLHAMANERLRKLPVKLIVAGEFYEAEKYYLDLIERLHLQQHVILRTNFIPDNEVKNYFSAVDLVVQPYRHATQSGVTQIAYQFNKPMIVTNVGGLPELVPDGKVGYVIKPDASEISKAIIDFYEQGREQVFSRNIIEEKSKFSWEQMVNTIQKVYSETRNSESH
- a CDS encoding glycosyltransferase family 2 protein — protein: MQISVVVPLFNEQDSLQELALWIRKVMQANRLTYEIIFIDDGSKDGSWNIIQKLVSEDLNIKGIKFRRNYGKSAALNEGFKVAEGDVVITMDADLQDSPDEIPELYNRIAVDNYDLISGWKKKRRDPISKRWPSKLFNQITSNISGIKLHDFNCGLKAYKREVVKNIEVYGEMHRYIPVIAKWAGFIRISEKVVEHYPRKYGNTKFGWERFITGFLDLLSISFVSRFGKRPMHLFGSLGLISFFMGFVISIYLAFSKFFFKVYKMTDRPLFYLGLVAMIIGVQLFVAGFLAEMISRNSNDRNSYQVEKRIG
- a CDS encoding DUF4199 domain-containing protein → MQSNKSAFGTAFKWALISAITMFVFSMITYMTKAYLNPTLGWVPYILLLLGMVMAMLEMRKEQGGFISFGEAFKTGFLFSLITAVTASVLSFIMISYIGTDMIDQIKKMTEGKLLDKGMSEDQIKMAMDISKKFMTPVWMSVWSFAGLLIAGTILALIVSAIIKKNRPFLMEPPKDDVVTNG
- a CDS encoding dihydroorotase, whose product is MSLLIRSATIVDPRSEFHLQIKDILIIEDSIFSIEDHIDIPLNTETFNAENLYVSPGWFDMYAHFCDPGYEYKEDLTSGSRAAAAGGFTGVAVLPDTFPVIDSKSQVEYVLNKSRGNIVDVFPIGAVTKKCEGKELAEIYDMAKAGAVAFSDAQHPIAVAGLMMRGLLYIKKIGCVIISFPHDETIAPGGMMNEGAVSVNLGMSGIPHLAEDLMVVRDIELAEYTGSRLHFSCISTKEAVNRIREAKKKNIPVTAGVNPIHLILDDSFLNEYDGNMKIFPPLRSLEDIAALKEGLKDGTIDVICSAHEPQNEERKKLEYEYATAGIINLQTCFALAYMALKDLLDIKDIISKISTVPRDILGLPSPVLRKDSHANLTIFDINSEWNLNSENNLSKSFNTPFIGKQLLGKAVAIFNHGQFLKIQ